The Rhea pennata isolate bPtePen1 chromosome Z, bPtePen1.pri, whole genome shotgun sequence genome includes a region encoding these proteins:
- the LOC134153379 gene encoding tetraspanin-36-like: MDCGVITSKTVLVLLSLGFWAAAAGLSYVGGYVINTYKSYDSFLQDKYALLPAVIIICVAIVMFIIGLIGCCATLRESRVGLGLFLAIILVIFIAEVSAFVLGFVYRGKVKTDVQGTMLSVFQKYDGKNSESTVVDYLQEQLHCCGIKNYSDWTTTQWFNSTGNNSVPLSCCRQGLNNCTGSLDQPQELNTQGCAVELESGLQSVLSYAMLVILGFAIVKFFGMLSVCVLTCKREDSGYQPLYSGVFA, from the exons gcagcagcagctggtcTTAGCTATGTTGGGGGATATGTCATCAACACCTACAAGAGTTATGACAGCTTCCTGCAAGACAAGTACGCTCTGTTGCCAGCGGTTATCATTATTTGTGTTGCCATAGTAATGTTTATCATCGGGTTGATCGGCTGCTGTGCCACCCTCCGGGAGTCACGAGTCGGGCTGGGGCTG TTCTTGGCGATTATCCTGGTTATCTTTATTGCAGAAGTATCAGCTTTTGTCCTGGGATTTGTTTACAGGGGAAAG GTAAAAACTGATGTGCAGGGCACGATGCTTTCAGTCTTCCAAAAGTATGATGGGAAAAATTCAGAGTCTACTGTTGTGGATTACTTGCAAGAACAG CTTCACTGTTGTGGGATAAAGAACTACAGTGACTGGACAACCACACAGTGGTTCAACTCCACGGGTAATAACAGTGTCcctctgagctgctgcagaCAAGGTCTGAACAACTGCACGGGGAGTCTGGATCAGCCACAGGAACTCAACACACAG GGCTGTGCGGTGGAGCTGGAGTCTGGGCTGCAGAGTGTACTCAGCTATGCTATGCTTGTAATCCTGGGATTTGCCATCGTAAAG ttctttggCATGCTGAGTGTCTGTGTACTTACTTGcaagagagaagacagtgggtATCAGCCTCTTTACTCAGGGGTGTTTGCTTGA